From Salvelinus sp. IW2-2015 linkage group LG2, ASM291031v2, whole genome shotgun sequence, one genomic window encodes:
- the steap3 gene encoding metalloreductase STEAP3 isoform X3 has protein sequence MPLGDMRTPLLSNSFDAPEEPLPCDPGNPTVGILGSGDYSRSLAVRLVACGYRVVVGSRNPKHIATGQFPDGVQLLTQREAMVGTEKVVFAALYPEHYHTLVGLRDVLAGKVLVDVSNATKLNNGEPSNAERLAELFPESRVVKGFNVVSAWALQTGAHDGSRQVLISSDCPEAKRTVIQLARCMSFLAVDMGGLASSRHIEDAPLRLFPSWGGPLMVTFLLILFFYGYNFLRGILMPYLSRGQNNFYQLPLETVNETLPAVALVILALVYLPGLWAAALQLARGTKYSRFPGWLDHWMGRRKQLGLLSFLCAGLHAVYSMCLTLRKASQYRLLDAAYRQVKAGVEHSWEEPQVWRSDLYLSSGILGLGVLTLLAITSLPSVGNALSWREFTFVQTGKDTSRLGESMPPPSSDPRGHSQWRAAQGLEW, from the exons ATGCCTCTTGGCGACATGAGGACACCCCTGCTGTCCAACTCATTTGACGCCCCAGAGGAACCCCTGCCCTGTGACCCGGGAAACCCCACAGTGGGCATCCTAGGCTCAGGTGATTACTCCCGCTCCCTGGCTGTGCGATTAGTTGCCTGTGGTTATAGGGTAGTGGTCGGCAGCCGTAACCCAAAGCATATAGCCACCGGACAGTTTCCTGATGGGGTTCAGCTTCTCACACAGAGGGAGGCGATGGTTGGCACAGAGAAGGTTGTCTTTGCTGCTCTCTACCCTGAACACTACCACACCCTGGTGGGGTTGAGGGATGTGCTGGCTGGGAAGGTGCTGGTGGATGTGAGCAACGCCACCAAGCTTAACAATGGAGAGCCGTCTAACGCTGAGAGGCTGGCAGAGCTGTTCCCAGAGAGCAGAGTGGTGAAGGGCTTCAATGTGGTCTCAGCCTGGGCCCTGCAGACTGGAGCTCATGACGGCAGCAGGCAG GTCCTGATCAGCAGTGACTGTCCTGAGGCCAAGAGAACTGTGATCCAGCTGGCTCGCTGTATGAGTTTCCTGGCCGTGGACATGGGAGGCCTTGCTAGCTCTAGGCACATTGAGGACGCCCCCCTGCGCCTCTTCCCATCCTGGGGCGGCCCCCTAATGGTCactttcctcctcatcctcttcttctacGGCTACAACTTCCTGCGTGGCATTCTCATGCCCTACCTGTCCCGGGGGCAAAACAACTTCTACCAGCTACCCCTGGAGACGGTGAACGAGACGCTGCCAGCAGTGGCCCTGGTGATCCTGGCGCTGGTCTACCTCCCGGGACTGTGGGCTGCCGCACTGCAGCTGGCCCGGGGAACCAAGTACAGCCGCTTCCCCGGCTGGCTGGACCACTGGATGGGGAGACGCAAACAGCTAGGCCTGCTGAGTTTCCTGTGTGCCGGGCTGCATGCGGTCTACAGTATGTGTCTGACCCTGCGCAAGGCTTCTCAATACAGGCTGCTGGATGCAGCGTACAGACAG GTGAAGGCGGGAGTGGAGCATTCCTGGGAGGAGCCTCAGGTGTGGAGATCGGACCTTTATCTGTCCTCTGGTATTCTGGGACTTGGTGTTCTGACTCTTCTGGCCATCACATCTCTACCCTCGGTGGGTAACGCTCTCAGTTGGAGAGAGTTCACTTTTGTACAG ACTGGCAAAGATACGTCGAGGCTGGGAGAGTCCATGCCACCACCCTCCTCAGACCCAAGAGGACACAGCCAATGGCGTGCTGCCCAGGGACTTGAGTGGTGA
- the steap3 gene encoding metalloreductase STEAP3 isoform X1: MPLGDMRTPLLSNSFDAPEEPLPCDPGNPTVGILGSGDYSRSLAVRLVACGYRVVVGSRNPKHIATGQFPDGVQLLTQREAMVGTEKVVFAALYPEHYHTLVGLRDVLAGKVLVDVSNATKLNNGEPSNAERLAELFPESRVVKGFNVVSAWALQTGAHDGSRQVLISSDCPEAKRTVIQLARCMSFLAVDMGGLASSRHIEDAPLRLFPSWGGPLMVTFLLILFFYGYNFLRGILMPYLSRGQNNFYQLPLETVNETLPAVALVILALVYLPGLWAAALQLARGTKYSRFPGWLDHWMGRRKQLGLLSFLCAGLHAVYSMCLTLRKASQYRLLDAAYRQVKAGVEHSWEEPQVWRSDLYLSSGILGLGVLTLLAITSLPSVGNALSWREFTFVQSGLGYAALTLSIMHTLFFSWDFAFFSFAYPYYMPPTYLLALILPCLVLVGRLFLALPCLAFRLAKIRRGWESPCHHPPQTQEDTANGVLPRDLSGDV, encoded by the exons ATGCCTCTTGGCGACATGAGGACACCCCTGCTGTCCAACTCATTTGACGCCCCAGAGGAACCCCTGCCCTGTGACCCGGGAAACCCCACAGTGGGCATCCTAGGCTCAGGTGATTACTCCCGCTCCCTGGCTGTGCGATTAGTTGCCTGTGGTTATAGGGTAGTGGTCGGCAGCCGTAACCCAAAGCATATAGCCACCGGACAGTTTCCTGATGGGGTTCAGCTTCTCACACAGAGGGAGGCGATGGTTGGCACAGAGAAGGTTGTCTTTGCTGCTCTCTACCCTGAACACTACCACACCCTGGTGGGGTTGAGGGATGTGCTGGCTGGGAAGGTGCTGGTGGATGTGAGCAACGCCACCAAGCTTAACAATGGAGAGCCGTCTAACGCTGAGAGGCTGGCAGAGCTGTTCCCAGAGAGCAGAGTGGTGAAGGGCTTCAATGTGGTCTCAGCCTGGGCCCTGCAGACTGGAGCTCATGACGGCAGCAGGCAG GTCCTGATCAGCAGTGACTGTCCTGAGGCCAAGAGAACTGTGATCCAGCTGGCTCGCTGTATGAGTTTCCTGGCCGTGGACATGGGAGGCCTTGCTAGCTCTAGGCACATTGAGGACGCCCCCCTGCGCCTCTTCCCATCCTGGGGCGGCCCCCTAATGGTCactttcctcctcatcctcttcttctacGGCTACAACTTCCTGCGTGGCATTCTCATGCCCTACCTGTCCCGGGGGCAAAACAACTTCTACCAGCTACCCCTGGAGACGGTGAACGAGACGCTGCCAGCAGTGGCCCTGGTGATCCTGGCGCTGGTCTACCTCCCGGGACTGTGGGCTGCCGCACTGCAGCTGGCCCGGGGAACCAAGTACAGCCGCTTCCCCGGCTGGCTGGACCACTGGATGGGGAGACGCAAACAGCTAGGCCTGCTGAGTTTCCTGTGTGCCGGGCTGCATGCGGTCTACAGTATGTGTCTGACCCTGCGCAAGGCTTCTCAATACAGGCTGCTGGATGCAGCGTACAGACAG GTGAAGGCGGGAGTGGAGCATTCCTGGGAGGAGCCTCAGGTGTGGAGATCGGACCTTTATCTGTCCTCTGGTATTCTGGGACTTGGTGTTCTGACTCTTCTGGCCATCACATCTCTACCCTCGGTGGGTAACGCTCTCAGTTGGAGAGAGTTCACTTTTGTACAG TCAGGGTTGGGGTACGCTGCCTTGACTCTCTCCATCATGCACACCCTCTTCTTCAGCTGGGACTTTGCTTTCTTCTCATTTGCTTACCCTTACTACATGCCCCCCACATACCTGCTGGCACTGATCCTGCCCTGTCTGGTCCTGGTGGGTCGGCTCTTCCTGGCGCTGCCCTGCCTGGCGTTCAGACTGGCAAAGATACGTCGAGGCTGGGAGAGTCCATGCCACCACCCTCCTCAGACCCAAGAGGACACAGCCAATGGCGTGCTGCCCAGGGACTTGAGTGGTGATGTGTGA
- the dbi gene encoding acyl-CoA-binding protein isoform X2 produces the protein MLRVYALFKQAKVGDVNTTRPGMLDFTGKAKWDAWEKEKGKSKEDARKEYIALVEELKGKYGV, from the exons ATGCTCAGGGTCTACGCTCTGTTCAAACAGGCCAAAGTGGGCGACGTCAACACCA CTCGTCCTGGGATGCTGGATTTCACTGGGAAAGCCAAGTGGGACgcctgggagaaggagaaag GGAAGAGCAAAGAGGATGCCAGGAAGGAGTACATTGCCTTGGTAGAGGAACTGAAAGGGAAGTACGGAGTCTAA
- the steap3 gene encoding metalloreductase STEAP3 isoform X2 yields the protein MPLGDMRTPLLSNSFDAPEEPLPCDPGNPTVGILGSGDYSRSLAVRLVACGYRVVVGSRNPKHIATGQFPDGVQLLTQREAMVGTEKVVFAALYPEHYHTLVGLRDVLAGKVLVDVSNATKLNNGEPSNAERLAELFPESRVVKGFNVVSAWALQTGAHDGSRQVLISSDCPEAKRTVIQLARCMSFLAVDMGGLASSRHIEDAPLRLFPSWGGPLMVTFLLILFFYGYNFLRGILMPYLSRGQNNFYQLPLETVNETLPAVALVILALVYLPGLWAAALQLARGTKYSRFPGWLDHWMGRRKQLGLLSFLCAGLHAVYSMCLTLRKASQYRLLDAAYRQVKAGVEHSWEEPQVWRSDLYLSSGILGLGVLTLLAITSLPSVGNALSWREFTFVQLGLCFLLICLPLLHAPHIPAGTDPALSGPGGSALPGAALPGVQTGKDTSRLGESMPPPSSDPRGHSQWRAAQGLEW from the exons ATGCCTCTTGGCGACATGAGGACACCCCTGCTGTCCAACTCATTTGACGCCCCAGAGGAACCCCTGCCCTGTGACCCGGGAAACCCCACAGTGGGCATCCTAGGCTCAGGTGATTACTCCCGCTCCCTGGCTGTGCGATTAGTTGCCTGTGGTTATAGGGTAGTGGTCGGCAGCCGTAACCCAAAGCATATAGCCACCGGACAGTTTCCTGATGGGGTTCAGCTTCTCACACAGAGGGAGGCGATGGTTGGCACAGAGAAGGTTGTCTTTGCTGCTCTCTACCCTGAACACTACCACACCCTGGTGGGGTTGAGGGATGTGCTGGCTGGGAAGGTGCTGGTGGATGTGAGCAACGCCACCAAGCTTAACAATGGAGAGCCGTCTAACGCTGAGAGGCTGGCAGAGCTGTTCCCAGAGAGCAGAGTGGTGAAGGGCTTCAATGTGGTCTCAGCCTGGGCCCTGCAGACTGGAGCTCATGACGGCAGCAGGCAG GTCCTGATCAGCAGTGACTGTCCTGAGGCCAAGAGAACTGTGATCCAGCTGGCTCGCTGTATGAGTTTCCTGGCCGTGGACATGGGAGGCCTTGCTAGCTCTAGGCACATTGAGGACGCCCCCCTGCGCCTCTTCCCATCCTGGGGCGGCCCCCTAATGGTCactttcctcctcatcctcttcttctacGGCTACAACTTCCTGCGTGGCATTCTCATGCCCTACCTGTCCCGGGGGCAAAACAACTTCTACCAGCTACCCCTGGAGACGGTGAACGAGACGCTGCCAGCAGTGGCCCTGGTGATCCTGGCGCTGGTCTACCTCCCGGGACTGTGGGCTGCCGCACTGCAGCTGGCCCGGGGAACCAAGTACAGCCGCTTCCCCGGCTGGCTGGACCACTGGATGGGGAGACGCAAACAGCTAGGCCTGCTGAGTTTCCTGTGTGCCGGGCTGCATGCGGTCTACAGTATGTGTCTGACCCTGCGCAAGGCTTCTCAATACAGGCTGCTGGATGCAGCGTACAGACAG GTGAAGGCGGGAGTGGAGCATTCCTGGGAGGAGCCTCAGGTGTGGAGATCGGACCTTTATCTGTCCTCTGGTATTCTGGGACTTGGTGTTCTGACTCTTCTGGCCATCACATCTCTACCCTCGGTGGGTAACGCTCTCAGTTGGAGAGAGTTCACTTTTGTACAG CTGGGACTTTGCTTTCTTCTCATTTGCTTACCCTTACTACATGCCCCCCACATACCTGCTGGCACTGATCCTGCCCTGTCTGGTCCTGGTGGGTCGGCTCTTCCTGGCGCTGCCCTGCCTGGCGTTCAGACTGGCAAAGATACGTCGAGGCTGGGAGAGTCCATGCCACCACCCTCCTCAGACCCAAGAGGACACAGCCAATGGCGTGCTGCCCAGGGACTTGAGTGGTGA
- the dbi gene encoding acyl-CoA-binding protein isoform X1 — translation MSEADFDKAAEEVKQLKAKPADAEMLRVYALFKQAKVGDVNTTRPGMLDFTGKAKWDAWEKEKGKSKEDARKEYIALVEELKGKYGV, via the exons ATGTCTGAG GCAGATTTTGATAAGGCTGCAGAGGAGGTGAAGCAACTGAAGGCTAAGCCAGCAGATGCGGAGATGCTCAGGGTCTACGCTCTGTTCAAACAGGCCAAAGTGGGCGACGTCAACACCA CTCGTCCTGGGATGCTGGATTTCACTGGGAAAGCCAAGTGGGACgcctgggagaaggagaaag GGAAGAGCAAAGAGGATGCCAGGAAGGAGTACATTGCCTTGGTAGAGGAACTGAAAGGGAAGTACGGAGTCTAA
- the tmem37 gene encoding voltage-dependent calcium channel gamma-like subunit isoform X1: MYKLVMVWDWEYQQWVGLHVYISNGVGLGISTMAILAAYKSLCCHGRNILPSCLLLLAIAEYPVTRLLITTGGRVNQFCLIFEVNTSFPLPVLPLGQVEYNTMTAIQIKVPVGAPRQRKARPFFLEVLPRSLIILCTALAIVLSSIAVCDGHRLLAGLEAVVERTASPNCTTHLGVSGVAVGLGLGHSMVFLAVAGAIFGLELLVISQVSEDRDSGWRWGLGSALVLVTVALSAGGVVVLVSLLRQQASPLGFTLTFWCQFTAVFLLFLNGMAAPHPSHGPAGTT, encoded by the exons ATGTATAAATTAGTAATGGTGTGGGATTGGGAATATCAACAATGGGTaggcctacatgtatatattagtaATGGTGTGGGATTGGGAATCTCAACAATGGCCATACTCGCGGCGTATAAATCTCTGTGCTGTCATGGAAGGAACATTCTTCCTTCCTGTCTGCTACTCCTGGCGATAGCAGAGTATCCCGTAACCAGACTTCTAATAACTACAGGGGGGAGAGTCAATCAATTCTGTCTGATATTTGAAGTGAACACATCTTTTCCGCTGCCAGTTTTGCCTCTCGGTCAAGTGGAGTACAACACCATGACCGCTATTCAGATAAAG GTCCCAGTAGGAGCACCCCGACAGAGGAAGGCCCGGCCTTTCTTCCTGGAGGTGTTGCCCCGCAGCCTGATCATCCTCTGCACGGCCCTGGCCATTGTCCTCTCCTCCATAGCTGTGTGCGATGGACACCGGTTGCTGGCGGGCCTGGAGGCAGTGGTGGAACGAACAGCCTCACCTAACTGCACCACCCACCTAGGTGTATCTGGGGTGGCGGTCGGCCTGGGCCTGGGTCACTCTATGGTCTTCCTGGCTGTGGCGGGAGCTATCTTTGGCCTGGAGTTGCTGGTCATATCGCAGGTGAGTGAGGACCGGGACTCGGGCTGGCGGTGGGGCCTGGGGTCAGCTCTGGTGCTTGTGACGGTGGCGCTGTCGGCAGGGggagtggtggtgttggtgtctcTGCTCCGGCAGCAGGCCTCTCCTTTGGGCTTCACACTTACCTTCTGGTGCCAGTTTACCG
- the lg2h2orf76 gene encoding UPF0538 protein C2orf76 homolog, which translates to MSSEAVLTVRLVRSFEHRNFKPVVFSGVNLDQMVQEFIQFVKNEVSMRAGLPPPFKNFGYDTMKIIHQAHGAKTNELVMSLEDDDKLILQDGLTLRAAGIANETELAFFRKEDYKLFKANPQPAWW; encoded by the exons ATGTCCAGCGAGGCAGTCCTAACTGTACGGTTGGTAAGGTCTTTTGAGCACCGAAATTTCAAGCCAGTTGTATTTAGTGGCGTGAATTTAGATCAAATGGTCCAGGAATTTATCCAGTTTGTGAAAAATG AAGTTAGCATGAGAGCCGGTCTACCACCCCCCTTCAAGAATTTTGGCTATG ACACAATGAAGATCATCCACCAGGCACATGGAGCAAAG ACAAATGAGttggtgatgagtttggaggaTGATGACAAGCTTATTCTGCAAGATGGACTAACCCTAAGAGCTGCGGGCATTG cAAATGAAACAGAATTGGCCTTCTTCAGGAAAGAGGATTATAAGCTCTTTAAAGCCAACCCCCAACCGGCCTGGTGGTAA